One Rubripirellula reticaptiva genomic region harbors:
- a CDS encoding glycoside hydrolase family 43 protein encodes MNQKAKLMIVDRNLGTAFSLMRWWRDTVAMVLVLGISFVAGVGVATAQEASIAGALSSNLFVNPIGEGADPWVTRDPLSGGYLWCFSEGNRELAIHKSPSLTSLGEKHIVWTAPPFGPFSKELWAPELHFLDEHWHIYFAASDGNNENHKTYVLRSATADVLSEYELIGPLKTGAGSDRDSPNLWSIDMTVLEYDQRRYAIWSGWDAPKTDQQYLYIAEMKSPTELVGPRVRICNHDDFQWERIESNATAKGLNEGPQVFQSGDATAIVYSCGASWMPNYKLGMLELRGDDPLNSESWKKRPDPVFESSESTYGVGHSCFVRSLDDKQWWHVFHAKRDREPGWRRAIFVQPMNVDEQGFPVFGKPVATGSILHRPSGESSSEKSPKTDGFSYYGHHQFYAATKDEIQLGARPGVPINEYRSGEKVVFNRAVADDAEISVVIDFQGQTQSRDAGILFRCSAVSIGYDAQRGYFAGLVPKTSLLVVGKMDGKKWTELARVDCTFDPSIPQRLAVRIVGDEIAVVHNDTVKLKVQDDQYRSGKAGLRVVDTDATFREWSFKSL; translated from the coding sequence ATGAACCAGAAGGCGAAACTGATGATTGTTGATCGGAACCTTGGAACTGCGTTTTCACTGATGCGTTGGTGGCGCGACACTGTTGCGATGGTTCTGGTTTTAGGCATCAGTTTTGTTGCGGGTGTTGGCGTAGCGACTGCTCAGGAAGCGAGTATTGCCGGCGCTTTGTCGTCGAATCTGTTTGTTAATCCGATTGGTGAGGGGGCTGATCCTTGGGTGACTCGCGACCCTTTGTCAGGTGGCTATTTGTGGTGCTTTTCGGAAGGGAACCGAGAACTAGCGATTCACAAGAGCCCGTCGCTAACTTCGCTGGGCGAGAAGCACATCGTCTGGACAGCTCCGCCGTTCGGCCCCTTCTCGAAAGAACTGTGGGCCCCCGAACTGCATTTCCTTGACGAACACTGGCACATTTACTTTGCGGCTTCGGATGGCAACAACGAAAATCACAAGACTTATGTCTTGCGGTCAGCGACTGCTGACGTGCTGAGTGAATACGAATTGATTGGGCCGTTGAAGACCGGTGCAGGTAGCGATCGTGACTCGCCGAATCTTTGGTCCATCGACATGACCGTGCTGGAATATGACCAGCGCCGCTATGCAATCTGGTCGGGGTGGGATGCACCAAAGACTGACCAGCAATATCTGTACATTGCCGAAATGAAGTCGCCGACCGAATTGGTTGGGCCGAGAGTCCGTATTTGCAACCACGATGATTTTCAGTGGGAACGTATCGAATCGAACGCAACGGCCAAAGGACTCAACGAAGGCCCGCAAGTTTTCCAGTCCGGCGATGCTACCGCGATTGTGTATTCGTGTGGAGCGTCGTGGATGCCGAACTACAAACTGGGGATGCTGGAACTGCGGGGCGACGATCCACTGAACTCTGAATCGTGGAAGAAGCGTCCTGATCCGGTGTTCGAGAGCAGTGAGTCGACGTACGGCGTTGGGCATTCCTGTTTCGTCCGCTCGCTTGACGATAAACAGTGGTGGCATGTGTTCCATGCCAAGCGAGATCGCGAACCGGGTTGGCGTCGAGCGATTTTTGTGCAGCCAATGAACGTGGACGAGCAAGGCTTTCCTGTTTTTGGAAAACCTGTCGCTACCGGATCGATTCTGCATCGCCCATCGGGCGAATCGTCAAGCGAAAAGTCGCCCAAGACGGACGGTTTCAGCTATTACGGCCACCACCAATTCTATGCGGCTACGAAGGATGAGATTCAATTGGGTGCCCGACCTGGGGTCCCGATCAACGAATATCGCAGCGGCGAAAAGGTCGTGTTCAATCGAGCGGTTGCGGACGATGCTGAGATTTCGGTGGTCATCGATTTTCAAGGTCAAACCCAGTCACGTGACGCGGGCATCTTGTTTCGATGCTCCGCGGTTTCAATCGGCTACGACGCCCAGCGAGGTTACTTTGCCGGACTGGTTCCGAAAACGAGTTTGCTGGTCGTCGGCAAGATGGACGGGAAAAAGTGGACCGAGCTAGCGCGAGTCGATTGCACGTTCGATCCATCGATACCGCAGCGGCTTGCCGTCCGGATTGTTGGTGATGAGATTGCGGTCGTTCACAACGACACCGTTAAGTTGAAAGTGCAAGACGATCAATACAGATCAGGCAAAGCTGGGCTGCGCGTTGTCGACACGGACGCCACGTTTCGAGAGTGGTCTTTCAAGTCGCTTTGA
- the fae gene encoding formaldehyde-activating enzyme produces MNQRIVMRTGEALVEGDAEYLCAEPEIVIGELDGPVGQALATLVGDQVKGHTRVFAILNSDVQVRPVTLMVSKVTVKNSRYTNILMGSVQAGIANGVLDAVRAGHIPKEKANDLGIIYSVWLDPGVLKVEKVDHQELFRIHREATVKAIAKAIACEPSIDWLLENQDKVSHFFHDLGVEGKL; encoded by the coding sequence ATGAACCAACGAATCGTGATGCGAACCGGTGAAGCCCTCGTCGAAGGCGATGCCGAATACTTATGTGCCGAACCCGAAATCGTGATCGGCGAACTCGACGGCCCCGTTGGTCAGGCACTTGCGACGTTGGTCGGTGATCAGGTCAAAGGACATACCCGTGTGTTCGCAATTTTGAACAGCGACGTGCAAGTCCGTCCGGTCACCTTGATGGTCAGCAAAGTGACCGTCAAAAATTCCCGTTACACCAACATCCTGATGGGCAGCGTCCAGGCTGGCATCGCCAACGGCGTTTTGGACGCTGTCCGCGCCGGGCACATTCCCAAAGAAAAAGCCAACGATCTAGGCATCATCTATTCGGTTTGGTTGGACCCCGGTGTCTTGAAGGTCGAAAAAGTCGACCATCAAGAGTTGTTTCGCATTCACCGCGAAGCGACTGTCAAAGCGATCGCCAAGGCCATCGCGTGTGAACCGTCGATCGATTGGCTACTGGAAAACCAAGACAAGGTTTCGCACTTCTTCCACGACCTGGGTGTGGAAGGCAAGCTCTAG